The nucleotide sequence AAAGCAATCACGTTAGCCGTGGGGGATTGGGTTGAGGTGGGGGACTTGATTGGTCTCAGCGGTAATTCTGGCTGGAGCGGCGGTCCCCATCTGCATGTCGAGGTGCAGCAGCCGGGTGATTCACCCCGACGATTTACGACTACTGTGCCGTTTGCGATCGCAAGTCAATGTGATGCTGGCCACATCGCGCAGGGCTAAAGGTTAATAAAGCGGCATCTTATCTCTGATCTACAAGCCAGTCGAAGGTGAGGGATGAGGTTGAAGGTCAATCATTGCCAATAATCTCTTGCTATCGAGCTGCGCCGCGATAATTTTTTCTTTCTGAGGCTTGGCTAACGTCTTGATGCGCTTTTCTGCCTGTAGCGCTAGCGACTGATTGCCGATCTCAACTTGATAGACAAGCGTTAGTGGCCCTTTTGCTCGCAAATACTTGGCCCCTCGATTTCCTTTACCCGCATGTTCGGCTAGACGACGCTGTACATCGGTCGTGATTCCCGTGTAGAGCGTTCCCAACCGCGTTCTGATTAAGTAAAGATGCCACTGAGGCATAGGGTATTCAACCTGTGAAAGTCAGTGATATCCTACACCCTTACCCCTAGCTTTTCGCGGGTCAGTGATATTGGTATGGCTCGCTTTCATCCTTGATCTTTGAACCAAGGCGCACCGAAGATTAGGAATTAATCAGGACTTTAAAGACAAGCAGATTGATGGCTATCAACAGAACAATCAAATTTGGGCTTAGCGAGATCCGTCAAGTTTTTGCCTCATGACCCTCATTGTTGCGGGAGAACGGAGCGGGGTTGGCAAAACTACAGTGACTTTGGCGCTGCTGGCAAGTCTCAATCGCCAGCGGCAGGTACAGTCCTTCAAGGTGGGGCCGGACTATATCGATCCCATGTTTCATGAGGCGGTAACGGGGCGATCCTGCCGAAATCTCGATCCCGTACTCACGTCAGAGCAGTATGTACAGCAGTGCTTTGCTCGGCACAGCGCAACGGCAGACCTGAGCTTAATTGAAGGCGTTATGGGTCTCTTCGATGGCGCGGGGGATAGCGACTGGGCCAGTACGGCCCACATCGCCCGTCTGCTAGCGGTCCCGATTTTGTTGGTAATCGACTGCAGCCATCTTTCACGATCTGTCGCGGCGATCGTCCACGGGTATCGGTCCTTTGATCCGCGTTTGAGGCTGGCGGGCGTGGTCTTGAATCGAGTGGCCAGCGATCGCCACCTTGAGGTGTTGAAAGGCGCATTGGCCCCGCTTAATCTTCCGGTGCTGGGGGTTCTCCATCGCAATGCGGGGATCAAGATTCCTGATCGCCATTTGGGGCTGGTGCCCACGGATGAGCTGCAGGGGATGGAGAAAATTGTGACGCAGTTGGCGGATGTGGGGGACCAGTGTTTTGACTGGGAGAGGCTGATGCCGCTATTGATGAGTCCTAAAAAGACGCTGGATGCTAAACCTAAACCATTGCAGGCAAAGGAGAGGAGGGTTCGGGTTGCGATCGCAAAAGATCCCGCCTTTAACTTCTACTATCCCGACAACTTAGAGCTACTAGAACAATCAGGAGCAGAGTTAGTTTTCTGGAGTCCTCTTAAAGATTCAGCCCTCCCTGCAGATATTCAAGGAATGTATTTGGGCGGCGGTTTTCCTGAAATGTTTGCAGCAGCGCTGGCAGAGAATGAACAAGCGCGGCAGTCTGTAAAAGCCGCTGTTCAAGCAGGGTTACCCACCTATGCTGAATGTGGCGGTCTTATGTATCTTTGCGAATCCCTACAGGATCTAGAAGGTCAAACCTATCCGATGGTCGGTGTCCTGCCTACCACTGTCTCGATGGGGGCTAAGCTAACGCTGGGCTATCGCCAAGCAACGGTGCAGCAGAACACGCCTTTGCTCAGCAAAGGCGTTCAAGTCTGGGGCCATGAGTTTCATCACTCTCAACTGAGTCAAACTTCGGCCCA is from Acaryochloris thomasi RCC1774 and encodes:
- a CDS encoding GIY-YIG nuclease family protein; translation: MPQWHLYLIRTRLGTLYTGITTDVQRRLAEHAGKGNRGAKYLRAKGPLTLVYQVEIGNQSLALQAEKRIKTLAKPQKEKIIAAQLDSKRLLAMIDLQPHPSPSTGL
- a CDS encoding cobyrinate a,c-diamide synthase; this translates as MTLIVAGERSGVGKTTVTLALLASLNRQRQVQSFKVGPDYIDPMFHEAVTGRSCRNLDPVLTSEQYVQQCFARHSATADLSLIEGVMGLFDGAGDSDWASTAHIARLLAVPILLVIDCSHLSRSVAAIVHGYRSFDPRLRLAGVVLNRVASDRHLEVLKGALAPLNLPVLGVLHRNAGIKIPDRHLGLVPTDELQGMEKIVTQLADVGDQCFDWERLMPLLMSPKKTLDAKPKPLQAKERRVRVAIAKDPAFNFYYPDNLELLEQSGAELVFWSPLKDSALPADIQGMYLGGGFPEMFAAALAENEQARQSVKAAVQAGLPTYAECGGLMYLCESLQDLEGQTYPMVGVLPTTVSMGAKLTLGYRQATVQQNTPLLSKGVQVWGHEFHHSQLSQTSAHPIYDLSGYGASTLSAREGWSLFNLHASYVHLHWGVHPEIPQRFVHQAEQQSGL